Proteins from a single region of Hordeum vulgare subsp. vulgare chromosome 6H, MorexV3_pseudomolecules_assembly, whole genome shotgun sequence:
- the LOC123404948 gene encoding histone H3.2-like: MSVKSHACASQPANGNAETLTARITWPARKQTARKSTGGKAPRKQLATKAARKSAPATGGVKKPHRFRPGTVALREIRKYQKSTELLIRKLPFQRLVREIAQDFKTDLRFQSSAVSALQEAAEAYLVGLFEDTNLCAIHAKRVTIMPKDIQLARRIRGERA, from the exons ATGTCCGTGAAG AGTCACGCCtgtgccagccagccagccaatgGGAACGCAGAAACCCTCACGGCACGGATCACATGGCCCGCACGAAAGCAGACGGCGAGGAAGTCGACCGGCGGCAAGGCGCCGAGGAAGCAGCTGGCGACCAAGGCGGCGCGCAAGTCGGCCCCGGCCACGGGCGGCGTCAAGAAGCCGCACCGCTTCCGCCCCGGCACCGTGGCGCTCCGGGAGATCCGCAAGTACCAGAAGAGCACGGAGCTGCTCATCCGCAAGCTGCCCTTCCAGCGCCTCGTGCGGGAGATCGCGCAGGACTTCAAGACCGACCTCCGCTTCCAGAGCTCCGCCGTCTCCGCCCTCCAGGAGGCCGCCGAGGCCTACCTCGTCGGCCTCTTCGAGGACACCAACCTCTGCGCCATCCACGCCAAGCGCGTCACCATCATGCCCAAGGACATCCAGCTCGCAAGGCGCATCAGGGGAGAGAGGGCCTGA
- the LOC123403701 gene encoding histone H4, whose translation MSGRGKGGKGLGKGGAKRHRKVLRDNIQGITKPAIRRLARRGGVKRISGLIYEETRGVLKIFLENVIRDAVTYTEHARRKTVTAMDVVYALKRQGRTLYGFGG comes from the coding sequence ATGTCCGGCCGCGGCAAGGGAGGGAAGGGCCTCGGCAAGGGCGGCGCCAAGCGCCACCGGAAGGTCCTCCGCGACAACATCCAGGGCATCACCAAGCCGGCCATCCGCCGTCTGGCCCGGCGTGGCGGCGTGAAGCGCATCTCGGGGCTCATCTACGAGGAGACCCGCGGCGTGCTCAAGATCTTCCTGGAGAACGTCATCCGCGACGCCGTCACCTACACCGAGCACGCCCGCCGCAAGACCGTCACCGCCATGGACGTCGTCTACGCCCTCAAGCGCCAGGGACGCACCCTCTACGGATTCGGCGGCTGA
- the LOC123404950 gene encoding protein H2A.5-like, whose translation MTERKGGERKKAVAGSVKAGLQFPVGRIGRYLKKGRYARRVGSGAPVYLIAVLEYLAAELLELVGNTARDNKKTHIIPRHLLLAVRNDQELGRLLAGVTIAHGGVIPNINSVLLPKKSPAAAEKEATKGRIR comes from the exons atgACCGAAAGGAAGGGCGGCGAGAGGAAGAAGGCGGTGGCCGGGTCCGTGAAGGCCGGGCTCCAATTCCCCGTCGGGCGCATCGGGCGCTACCTTAAGAAGGGCCGCTACGCGCGGCGCGTCGGCTCCGGCGCCCCCGTTTACCTCATCGCCGTCCTCGAGTATCTCGCCGCTGAG CTCCTGGAGCTCGTCGGCAACACGGCCAGGGACAACAAGAAGACACACATCATCCCGCGCCACCTGCTGCTCGCCGTCCGCAATGACCAGGAGCTCGGCAGGTTGCTCGCCGGCGTCACCATCGCCCACGGCGGCGTCATCCCCAACATCAACTCCGTGTTGCTCCCCAAGaagtcccccgccgccgccgagaaGGAGGccaccaaggg AAGAATCAGATAG
- the LOC123403854 gene encoding protein H2A.6-like, with translation MAGRKGGERKKAVTRSVKAGLQFPVGRIGRYLKKGRYAQRVGSGAPVYLAAVLEYLAAELLELAGNAAKDNKKTRIIPRHLLLAVRNDQELGRLLAGVTIAHGGVIPNINSVLLPKKSPAAAEKEATKSPKKKAATKSPKKKAAATKE, from the exons ATGGCCGGAAGGAAGGGCGGCGAGAGGAAGAAGGCGGTGACCCGGTCCGTGAAGGCCGGGCTCCAGTTCCCCGTCGGCCGCATCGGGCGCTACCTCAAGAAGGGCCGCTACGCGCAGCGCGTCGGCTCCGGCGCCCCCGTCTACCTCGCCGCCGTCCTCGAGTACCTCGCCGCCGAG CTGCTGGAACTCGCCGGCAACGCGGCCAAGGACAACAAGAAGACGCGCATCATCCCGCGACACCTGCTGCTCGCCGTCCGCAACGACCAGGAGCTCGGCAGGCTGCTCGCCGGCGTCACCATCGCCCACGGCGGCGTCATCCCCAACATCAACTCCGTGCTGCTCCCCAAGaagtcccccgccgccgccgagaaGGAGGCCACCAAGTCGCCCAAGAAGAAGGCCGCCACCAAGTCCCCCAAGAAGAAGGCCGCAGCCACCAAGGAGTAG